In Drosophila yakuba strain Tai18E2 chromosome X, Prin_Dyak_Tai18E2_2.1, whole genome shotgun sequence, a single genomic region encodes these proteins:
- the LOC6525708 gene encoding ras GTPase-activating protein raskol isoform X11, whose protein sequence is MGRRTYLSRSSAISYPSRIEGWLDVCETEGELTRVIKTLPWGPLYCVLQQDDQTFTAYCSEEISLGDVCYEDIPRVRLDRVRRPAKALWDGPPTLAEENEDSDSCVGGSSGMSGINDIVLNTTLYSELDTSYEKACRRGSAPTTPILGSKQHQTEHNATSRFTNFFSKKSNPLKRTKSVTKLERTKRGSGGLRGSRSHESLLSSHAVMSTIDLSCTGAVGVAPVHQSVLGRRHCFQVRGGPRGERYYSCGSRQERDLWIYSLRKSIAPNAEHTRRTDNSLKMWVYEAKNLPPKKRYFCELQLDKTLYGRTSVKLQTDLLFWGEHFDFPDIPEINVITVNVFREVDKKKKRDKYQFVGSVKIPVHDVTSRLPCEQWYPILSDKAGDSLGRTSGGGGSGSKDKEQLPTLRIKCRFQSTDILPINVYANFLAYLKENYKRVCETLEPVIGVKAKEDIGQALVLLMHAQGLAGAFLTDVVALDLLRVGDQRLTFRGNSLATKSMEAFLKLTGEQYLQDTLSAPINELIQSERDCEVDPTKTSGTSAGSLQRQQAALRGAVRGAWQCIFESHKHFPAQLRNCFATFRERLQQLGRQDMADNLISASIFLRFLCPAILSPSLFNITSELPSARATRNLTLVAKTLQTLANFTRFQGKENFMEFLNDFLEQEAARMQQFLEIISTRPEHPAPDSILDWAGYIDQGKQLSILHSLLSESLAKLPEARQHELDPLQHILDEISRAKEHGMGTALPGGYLPATSSTHSIASENQENRNPGSSGSHVGSNSEQLLPQQSQLAQPQHAIVSKPLSAERGIMRGVLTPNSLEKNIFRYNDPTVNGLLQQQQQQQQQQQQQQQQQQHQQLQQHGHQQQPHHQHPLQLLSNSQTSIAGNQYMSSPGGLQHAQSQTSMASSSLNGSSSNLLHGHQQHAHHPQQLHPHHCPPAPQTSASSTMERMDRMNYPYMAHNGNDYEAGTPSSTRSRTLPRNGNPNANGNVGSSNNNQSGSYDDMHGEFQIQISGFDTSSAFVCKSPTPMMKSSLGPAGAGRSHHKLNLGIPDHSGGYVRGNNLNPNSNMPKNLEDLDDLFKYAEEHDVAEPANHHHHSQGQQNHQSHLKPAAVAGKEQLSAKSSHCSSGYQSISTNPSPSQSSSPVESQLKAAMGSHNAPLAFKNPSYQLQPQTGSSRSSAQSNPHQQQQQQQQQQQQQQFGSRLKPIGGGLVAARAAFLNSGGALEAATLTPSSSDEQLSADNYFSYAAAAAAGAGIATKLEAQRSLSGGSSSSTSASASTSNLGKSGGSSAYGRLNGPLKREDVYGSGYGGSSGNVGYGLSTSSAAGHHQHPHQQQQNPMQQQQRERDQELKQYAGSVAGSVGSATSAAQRRLSLDSARTLSDSSTDTEGHCNQLQEGKRRRQLRSSGGSGGGGAGSEQGLGKSYDQNGEIQLLQQTLDTLCHTLDRDEAELRDSSDELFGLQRQAGSNGANNLSMQSESTMRSIIDSFFQSSCRLITMEEELRREQLKMSLALSHKQRVIEEQGQQIAALDAANSRLLSALTALRQRYETQQQQQQQQQQHQAPPKTQKPQ, encoded by the exons ATACGTCCTATGAGAAGGCGTGCCGCCGTGGATCAGCGCCCACCACGCCCATTTTGGGCAGCAAACAGCACCAGACGGAGCACAATGCCACCTCGCGTTTCACCAACTTCTTTTCCAAAAA ATCCAATCCCCTCAAGCGGACCAAGTCGGTGACCAAGCTGGAGCGGACCAAGCGCGGATCCGGCGGACTGAGGGGCTCCCGCTCGCACGAGAGTCTGCTGTCCAGTCACGCCGTCATGTCCACCATAG ATCTCTCCTGCACtggggcggtgggcgtggcgccGGTGCACCAGTCGGTCCTGGGACGTCGTCACTGCTTCCAGGTACGGGGCGGGCCTCGTGGCGAGCGGTACTACTCGTGCGGATCGCGCCAGGAGCGTGACCTTTGGATCTACTCGCTGCGCAAGTCGATCGCACCGAATGCAGAGCACACACGTCGCACGGACAACTCACTGAAGATGTGGGTGTACGAGGCGAAGAATCTGCCGCCCAAGAAGCGATACTTTTGTGAACTGCAACTGGACAAGACCCTGTACGGCCGGACTTCGGTGAAGCTGCAAACGGATCTGCTGTTTTGGGGAGAGCACTTTGATTTTCCCGACATACCCGAGATTAATGTGATCACCGTTAACGTATTCCGTGAGGTggacaagaagaagaagcgggACAAGTACCAGTTCGTGGGATCGGTGAAGATACCCGTGCACGATGTCACCTCCAGATTGCCCTGCGAGCAATGGTATCCCATACTGAGCGACAAGGCGGGCGACAGTCTGGGCAGGACCtcgggcggcggcggcagtggGTCCAAGGATAAGGAGCAGTTGCCCACGTTGAGGATTAAGTGCCGCTTCCAGAGCACCGACATCCTGCCCATCAATGTGTACGCCAACTTTTTGGCCTACCTCAAGGAGAACTACAAGCGCGTGTGCGAGACCCTGGAGCCGGTGATCGGCGTCAAGGCGAAGGAGGACATTGGACAGGCactggtgctgctgatgcacGCACAGGGATTGGCGGGCGCCTTCCTCACCGATGTGGTGGCCCTCGATCTGCTGCGAGTGGGCGATCAGAGGCTTACGTTCAGGGGCAACTCGTTGGCCACCAAGAGCATGGAGGCATTCCTCAAGCTGACGGGCGAACAGTATCTGCAGGACACACTATCCGCGCCCATAAACGAGCTGATTCAGTCGGAGAGGGACTGCGAGGTGGATCCCACCAAGACGAGCGGCACGTCGGCGGGTTCGCTGCAGCGACAGCAGGCCGCATTGCGTGGCGCCGTgcgaggggcgtggcagtgcaTCTTTGAATCGCACAAGCATTTCCCCGCCCAGCTGCGCAATTGCTTTGCCACGTTCCGGGAGCGCTTGCAACAGCTGGGCCGTCAGGATATGGCCGACAACCTGATCTCGGCGAGCATTTTCCTGCGCTTCCTGTGCCCGGCCATCCTATCGCCGTCGCTCTTCAACATCACCAGCGAACTGCCCTCGGCACGGGCCACCCGCAATCTCACACTGGTGGCCAAGACGCTGCAAACGCTGGCGAACTTCACCCGCTTCCAGGGCAAGGAGAACTTTATGGAGTTTCTCAACGATTTTCTCGAACAGGAGGCCGCTCGCATGCAACAGTTTCTGGAGATTATATCCACGCGACCGGAGCATCCGGCTCCGGACTCGATTCTCGATTGGGCCGGGTACATTGACCAGGGCAAACAGTTGTCCATACTACACAGCTTGCTCAGCGAGAGCCTGGCCAAGCTGCCGGAGGCCAGGCAGCACGAGCTGGATCCGTTGCAGCACATTCTGGATGAGATCAGCCGAGCCAAAGAGCACGGCATGGGCACAGCACTGCCGGGCGGATATTTGCCGGCCACCTCATCCACGCACTCGATAGCCAGCGAGAATCAGGAGAATCGCAATCCGGGATCCTCGGGCTCGCACGTCGGCTCCAACTCGGAGCAGTTACTGCCACAACAAAGCCAGTTGGCCCAGCCGCAGCATGCGATTGTCAGTAAACCATTGTCTGCGGAGCGCGGCATCATGAGAGGAGTACTTACGCCCAATTCGCTGGAGAAGAATATCTTTAGATACAATGATCCCACGGTTAATGgcttgttgcagcagcagcaacaacaacaacaacagcagcagcagcaacaacagcaacagcagcatcagcagctgcaacaacatggccaccagcaacagcCGCACCACCAACATCCCCTCCAGCTGCTCTCCAATTCACAAACCTCCATTGCCGGCAACCAATATATGAGTTCGCCGGGCGGCCTGCAGCATGCCCAATCGCAGACCTCGATGGCATCCTCATCGCtcaatggcagcagcagcaatctgCTGCATGGCCACCAGCAACATGCCCATCACCCGCAGCAACTGCATCCACATCACTGCCCGCCGGCGCCACAGACCAGTGCATCCAGCACAATGGAGCGCATGGATCGGATGAACTATCCGTATATGGCGCACAATGGCAATGACTACGAGGCCGGCACGCCATCGAGCACTCGCTCCAGGACACTGCCGCGGAATGGTAATCCCAATGCCAATGGCAACGTTGgtagcagcaacaataaccaGAGCGGCAGCTACGATGACATGCACGGGGAATTCCAAATCCAGATCTCCGGGTTCGATACGAGCAGTGCCTTTGTCTGCAAGTCGCCCACACCGATGATGAAATCCAGTTTGGGACCAGCGGGTGCCGGACGAAGCCACCACAAACTGAATTTGGGCATACCCGATCACTCAGGTGGCTATGTGCGGGGTAACAATCTGAATCCCAACTCGAATATGCCCAAGAACTTGGAGGATCTCGACGATCTGTTCAAGTACGCCGAGGAGCACGACGTGGCGGAACCAGCAAACCATCACCATCACAGCCAAGGTCAGCAGAACCATCAGAGTCACCTGAAACCCGCCGCCGTTGCCGGCAAGGAGCAGCTGTCAGCGAAAAGCAGTCACTGCAGCTCTGGCTACCAGAGCATCTCCACGAATCCCTCGCCCTCGCAGTCCTCCAGTCCCGTGGAGAGCCAGCTGAAGGCCGCGATGGGCAGTCACAATGCGCCGCTGGCCTTCAAGAATCCCTCCTATCAGCTCCAGCCCCAAACTGGCTCGTCCAGATCATCGGCTCAAAGTAATCcccaccaacagcagcagcagcagcagcagcagcaacagcaacagcagtttGGCAGCCGCTTGAAACCCATTGGTGGTGGACTGGTGGCCGCCAGGGCGGCTTTCCTCAATAGTGGCGGAGCCTTGGAGGCGGCCACTCTGACGCCCAGCTCCTCGGACGAACAGCTCTCGGCGGACAATTACTTCAGTTAtgcagcggcggcagctgctggAGCGGGTATTGCCACCAAATTGGAGGCTCAGCGCTCGctcagcggcggcagcagctcctccaccTCAGCATCTGCGTCCACCTCGAATCTGGGCAAGAGCGGCGGCTCATCCGCCTACGGGCGACTGAATGGACCGCTCAAGCGTGAGGATGTCTACGGCAGTGGCTACGGCGGCAGCAGTGGAAATGTGGGCTATGGCTTGTCCACCTCCAGTGCCGCCGGACACCATCAACAtccccaccagcagcaacagaatccgatgcagcaacagcagaggGAACGGGATCAGGAACTGAAGCAGTATGCCGGCAGTGTGGCGGGCAGCGTGGGCTCGGCCACATCAGCGGCACAGAGGCGCCTGAGCTTGGACTCGGCGCGCACGCTCTCCGACAGCAGCACGGATACAGAGG GACACTGCAACCAGTTGCAGGAGGGCAAGCGACGCAGGCAGTTGCGCAGCAGTGGCGGCAGCGGCGGAGGAGGTGCCGGTTCGGAACAGGGACTGGGCAAGAGCTATGACCAGAACGGAGAGATCCAGCTGCTGCAACAGACGCTGGACACGCTCTGCCACACGCTGGACCGGGATGAGGCCGAGCTTCGCGACTCCAGCGACGAGCTGTTCGGCCTGCAGCGTCAAGCGGGCAGCAATGGAGCGAACAATCTCAGCATGCAGTCGGAGTCCACAATGCGCAGCATCATCGACAG TTTCTTTCAATCCTCCTGCAGACTCATCACcatggaggaggagctgcgtCGCGAGCAGCTGAAGATGTCGCTGGCGCTGTCGCACAAGCAGCGCGTGATCGAGGAGCAGGGCCAGCAGATCGCGGCACTGGATGCGGCCAACAGCCGGCTGCTGAGTGCCCTGACCGCCCTGCGCCAGCGGTACGAgacccagcagcaacagcaacagcagcagcagcagcaccaagcACCACCAAAGACCCAGAAGCCACAGTGA
- the LOC6525708 gene encoding ras GTPase-activating protein raskol isoform X9: MGRRTYLSRSSAISYPSRIEGWLDVCETEGELTRVIKTLPWGPLYCVLQQDDQTFTAYCSEEISIFPATPKKELGDVCYEDIPRVRLDRVRRPAKALWDGPPTLAEENEDSDSCVGGSSGMSGINDIVLNTTLYSELDTSYEKACRRGSAPTTPILGSKQHQTEHNATSRFTNFFSKKSNPLKRTKSVTKLERTKRGSGGLRGSRSHESLLSSHAVMSTIDLSCTGAVGVAPVHQSVLGRRHCFQVRGGPRGERYYSCGSRQERDLWIYSLRKSIAPNAEHTRRTDNSLKMWVYEAKNLPPKKRYFCELQLDKTLYGRTSVKLQTDLLFWGEHFDFPDIPEINVITVNVFREVDKKKKRDKYQFVGSVKIPVHDVTSRLPCEQWYPILSDKAGDSLGRTSGGGGSGSKDKEQLPTLRIKCRFQSTDILPINVYANFLAYLKENYKRVCETLEPVIGVKAKEDIGQALVLLMHAQGLAGAFLTDVVALDLLRVGDQRLTFRGNSLATKSMEAFLKLTGEQYLQDTLSAPINELIQSERDCEVDPTKTSGTSAGSLQRQQAALRGAVRGAWQCIFESHKHFPAQLRNCFATFRERLQQLGRQDMADNLISASIFLRFLCPAILSPSLFNITSELPSARATRNLTLVAKTLQTLANFTRFQGKENFMEFLNDFLEQEAARMQQFLEIISTRPEHPAPDSILDWAGYIDQGKQLSILHSLLSESLAKLPEARQHELDPLQHILDEISRAKEHGMGTALPGGYLPATSSTHSIASENQENRNPGSSGSHVGSNSEQLLPQQSQLAQPQHAIVSKPLSAERGIMRGVLTPNSLEKNIFRYNDPTVNGLLQQQQQQQQQQQQQQQQQQHQQLQQHGHQQQPHHQHPLQLLSNSQTSIAGNQYMSSPGGLQHAQSQTSMASSSLNGSSSNLLHGHQQHAHHPQQLHPHHCPPAPQTSASSTMERMDRMNYPYMAHNGNDYEAGTPSSTRSRTLPRNGNPNANGNVGSSNNNQSGSYDDMHGEFQIQISGFDTSSAFVCKSPTPMMKSSLGPAGAGRSHHKLNLGIPDHSGGYVRGNNLNPNSNMPKNLEDLDDLFKYAEEHDVAEPANHHHHSQGQQNHQSHLKPAAVAGKEQLSAKSSHCSSGYQSISTNPSPSQSSSPVESQLKAAMGSHNAPLAFKNPSYQLQPQTGSSRSSAQSNPHQQQQQQQQQQQQQQFGSRLKPIGGGLVAARAAFLNSGGALEAATLTPSSSDEQLSADNYFSYAAAAAAGAGIATKLEAQRSLSGGSSSSTSASASTSNLGKSGGSSAYGRLNGPLKREDVYGSGYGGSSGNVGYGLSTSSAAGHHQHPHQQQQNPMQQQQRERDQELKQYAGSVAGSVGSATSAAQRRLSLDSARTLSDSSTDTEGHCNQLQEGKRRRQLRSSGGSGGGGAGSEQGLGKSYDQNGEIQLLQQTLDTLCHTLDRDEAELRDSSDELFGLQRQAGSNGANNLSMQSESTMRSIIDSFFQSSCRLITMEEELRREQLKMSLALSHKQRVIEEQGQQIAALDAANSRLLSALTALRQRYETQQQQQQQQQQHQAPPKTQKPQ; encoded by the exons ATACGTCCTATGAGAAGGCGTGCCGCCGTGGATCAGCGCCCACCACGCCCATTTTGGGCAGCAAACAGCACCAGACGGAGCACAATGCCACCTCGCGTTTCACCAACTTCTTTTCCAAAAA ATCCAATCCCCTCAAGCGGACCAAGTCGGTGACCAAGCTGGAGCGGACCAAGCGCGGATCCGGCGGACTGAGGGGCTCCCGCTCGCACGAGAGTCTGCTGTCCAGTCACGCCGTCATGTCCACCATAG ATCTCTCCTGCACtggggcggtgggcgtggcgccGGTGCACCAGTCGGTCCTGGGACGTCGTCACTGCTTCCAGGTACGGGGCGGGCCTCGTGGCGAGCGGTACTACTCGTGCGGATCGCGCCAGGAGCGTGACCTTTGGATCTACTCGCTGCGCAAGTCGATCGCACCGAATGCAGAGCACACACGTCGCACGGACAACTCACTGAAGATGTGGGTGTACGAGGCGAAGAATCTGCCGCCCAAGAAGCGATACTTTTGTGAACTGCAACTGGACAAGACCCTGTACGGCCGGACTTCGGTGAAGCTGCAAACGGATCTGCTGTTTTGGGGAGAGCACTTTGATTTTCCCGACATACCCGAGATTAATGTGATCACCGTTAACGTATTCCGTGAGGTggacaagaagaagaagcgggACAAGTACCAGTTCGTGGGATCGGTGAAGATACCCGTGCACGATGTCACCTCCAGATTGCCCTGCGAGCAATGGTATCCCATACTGAGCGACAAGGCGGGCGACAGTCTGGGCAGGACCtcgggcggcggcggcagtggGTCCAAGGATAAGGAGCAGTTGCCCACGTTGAGGATTAAGTGCCGCTTCCAGAGCACCGACATCCTGCCCATCAATGTGTACGCCAACTTTTTGGCCTACCTCAAGGAGAACTACAAGCGCGTGTGCGAGACCCTGGAGCCGGTGATCGGCGTCAAGGCGAAGGAGGACATTGGACAGGCactggtgctgctgatgcacGCACAGGGATTGGCGGGCGCCTTCCTCACCGATGTGGTGGCCCTCGATCTGCTGCGAGTGGGCGATCAGAGGCTTACGTTCAGGGGCAACTCGTTGGCCACCAAGAGCATGGAGGCATTCCTCAAGCTGACGGGCGAACAGTATCTGCAGGACACACTATCCGCGCCCATAAACGAGCTGATTCAGTCGGAGAGGGACTGCGAGGTGGATCCCACCAAGACGAGCGGCACGTCGGCGGGTTCGCTGCAGCGACAGCAGGCCGCATTGCGTGGCGCCGTgcgaggggcgtggcagtgcaTCTTTGAATCGCACAAGCATTTCCCCGCCCAGCTGCGCAATTGCTTTGCCACGTTCCGGGAGCGCTTGCAACAGCTGGGCCGTCAGGATATGGCCGACAACCTGATCTCGGCGAGCATTTTCCTGCGCTTCCTGTGCCCGGCCATCCTATCGCCGTCGCTCTTCAACATCACCAGCGAACTGCCCTCGGCACGGGCCACCCGCAATCTCACACTGGTGGCCAAGACGCTGCAAACGCTGGCGAACTTCACCCGCTTCCAGGGCAAGGAGAACTTTATGGAGTTTCTCAACGATTTTCTCGAACAGGAGGCCGCTCGCATGCAACAGTTTCTGGAGATTATATCCACGCGACCGGAGCATCCGGCTCCGGACTCGATTCTCGATTGGGCCGGGTACATTGACCAGGGCAAACAGTTGTCCATACTACACAGCTTGCTCAGCGAGAGCCTGGCCAAGCTGCCGGAGGCCAGGCAGCACGAGCTGGATCCGTTGCAGCACATTCTGGATGAGATCAGCCGAGCCAAAGAGCACGGCATGGGCACAGCACTGCCGGGCGGATATTTGCCGGCCACCTCATCCACGCACTCGATAGCCAGCGAGAATCAGGAGAATCGCAATCCGGGATCCTCGGGCTCGCACGTCGGCTCCAACTCGGAGCAGTTACTGCCACAACAAAGCCAGTTGGCCCAGCCGCAGCATGCGATTGTCAGTAAACCATTGTCTGCGGAGCGCGGCATCATGAGAGGAGTACTTACGCCCAATTCGCTGGAGAAGAATATCTTTAGATACAATGATCCCACGGTTAATGgcttgttgcagcagcagcaacaacaacaacaacagcagcagcagcaacaacagcaacagcagcatcagcagctgcaacaacatggccaccagcaacagcCGCACCACCAACATCCCCTCCAGCTGCTCTCCAATTCACAAACCTCCATTGCCGGCAACCAATATATGAGTTCGCCGGGCGGCCTGCAGCATGCCCAATCGCAGACCTCGATGGCATCCTCATCGCtcaatggcagcagcagcaatctgCTGCATGGCCACCAGCAACATGCCCATCACCCGCAGCAACTGCATCCACATCACTGCCCGCCGGCGCCACAGACCAGTGCATCCAGCACAATGGAGCGCATGGATCGGATGAACTATCCGTATATGGCGCACAATGGCAATGACTACGAGGCCGGCACGCCATCGAGCACTCGCTCCAGGACACTGCCGCGGAATGGTAATCCCAATGCCAATGGCAACGTTGgtagcagcaacaataaccaGAGCGGCAGCTACGATGACATGCACGGGGAATTCCAAATCCAGATCTCCGGGTTCGATACGAGCAGTGCCTTTGTCTGCAAGTCGCCCACACCGATGATGAAATCCAGTTTGGGACCAGCGGGTGCCGGACGAAGCCACCACAAACTGAATTTGGGCATACCCGATCACTCAGGTGGCTATGTGCGGGGTAACAATCTGAATCCCAACTCGAATATGCCCAAGAACTTGGAGGATCTCGACGATCTGTTCAAGTACGCCGAGGAGCACGACGTGGCGGAACCAGCAAACCATCACCATCACAGCCAAGGTCAGCAGAACCATCAGAGTCACCTGAAACCCGCCGCCGTTGCCGGCAAGGAGCAGCTGTCAGCGAAAAGCAGTCACTGCAGCTCTGGCTACCAGAGCATCTCCACGAATCCCTCGCCCTCGCAGTCCTCCAGTCCCGTGGAGAGCCAGCTGAAGGCCGCGATGGGCAGTCACAATGCGCCGCTGGCCTTCAAGAATCCCTCCTATCAGCTCCAGCCCCAAACTGGCTCGTCCAGATCATCGGCTCAAAGTAATCcccaccaacagcagcagcagcagcagcagcagcaacagcaacagcagtttGGCAGCCGCTTGAAACCCATTGGTGGTGGACTGGTGGCCGCCAGGGCGGCTTTCCTCAATAGTGGCGGAGCCTTGGAGGCGGCCACTCTGACGCCCAGCTCCTCGGACGAACAGCTCTCGGCGGACAATTACTTCAGTTAtgcagcggcggcagctgctggAGCGGGTATTGCCACCAAATTGGAGGCTCAGCGCTCGctcagcggcggcagcagctcctccaccTCAGCATCTGCGTCCACCTCGAATCTGGGCAAGAGCGGCGGCTCATCCGCCTACGGGCGACTGAATGGACCGCTCAAGCGTGAGGATGTCTACGGCAGTGGCTACGGCGGCAGCAGTGGAAATGTGGGCTATGGCTTGTCCACCTCCAGTGCCGCCGGACACCATCAACAtccccaccagcagcaacagaatccgatgcagcaacagcagaggGAACGGGATCAGGAACTGAAGCAGTATGCCGGCAGTGTGGCGGGCAGCGTGGGCTCGGCCACATCAGCGGCACAGAGGCGCCTGAGCTTGGACTCGGCGCGCACGCTCTCCGACAGCAGCACGGATACAGAGG GACACTGCAACCAGTTGCAGGAGGGCAAGCGACGCAGGCAGTTGCGCAGCAGTGGCGGCAGCGGCGGAGGAGGTGCCGGTTCGGAACAGGGACTGGGCAAGAGCTATGACCAGAACGGAGAGATCCAGCTGCTGCAACAGACGCTGGACACGCTCTGCCACACGCTGGACCGGGATGAGGCCGAGCTTCGCGACTCCAGCGACGAGCTGTTCGGCCTGCAGCGTCAAGCGGGCAGCAATGGAGCGAACAATCTCAGCATGCAGTCGGAGTCCACAATGCGCAGCATCATCGACAG TTTCTTTCAATCCTCCTGCAGACTCATCACcatggaggaggagctgcgtCGCGAGCAGCTGAAGATGTCGCTGGCGCTGTCGCACAAGCAGCGCGTGATCGAGGAGCAGGGCCAGCAGATCGCGGCACTGGATGCGGCCAACAGCCGGCTGCTGAGTGCCCTGACCGCCCTGCGCCAGCGGTACGAgacccagcagcaacagcaacagcagcagcagcagcaccaagcACCACCAAAGACCCAGAAGCCACAGTGA